A genome region from Neptunomonas japonica JAMM 1380 includes the following:
- a CDS encoding AAA family ATPase, translating to MHPLTLQMCAFGPFAAEENIDFSRLGDKPLFLINGPTGSGKTTLLDAICFALYGKTTGDEREGVQMRSDLAQPSLLTEVTFTFELTGKCYRIRRIPEQARPKARGDGFTQQSGEAQLWLLADDGSPEKLIVSNKVTEATREVEQLLGMNADQFRQVMVLPQGKFRQLLTADSKDREHIFSQLFQTQIYKRLEDELKNRSAEVRREVDSLNKQKIALLGQAGLESLETLTEKLQHASDDTQKLKQVYDHQLEERVKALREQDQAVELISRFTQLDNLMAEQQVLAQQKDAIDQQSIQLQRHSEAQHIVPDFERFESSTAIHVQHTERLKTETEKLKLFEQSLQAISIEHAQLPALRQQLDAHKAQLQVLLGFQSRVQKLQSLKDNHAVAVNASSKTEAALALSKQLHAANQKSIDETEQSIAQLRLSVQESDGLSLTLQSYSQQLEKKKKIDQLQRQNNTLETSLLTSGQKGAALKAAADEKEKAANTIERDWHLAQAAILAMTLDDGASCPVCGSMDHPSPAHSDVPPPTQAMVEQVRKQYQEASDLLNTERENYRSIKTEISRLSQEISDIDKDLHQALGDASHSSLQEMQSHFSALKKRLDNLQNQQGILRKSEQALNELKKSQLPLSSSMDETQSAWNAASQLMAQELKAYQIAEQELPEAYRSLGVLEAAITQQQGTMNSCEQQLNRLQTRYDTAKEQHDSAAAALGVLQENVGQSQQTLDAAKTQWQASLLGSAFEGVKEFKESLLDAAIKDSLVQRIDGYKKALQHNLGALQSQQQALGESARPDLQPYLDKIASAEEALYAAEQQWRLVHDQLTLLQNTQQRIATLNKEGSALEAQYAVVGTLSDVANGQTGNKVSLQRFVLSVLLDDVLIEASHRLALMSKGRYRLLRKEERAKGNKASGLDLEVEDAYSGRVRAVATLSGGESFMAALALALGLSDVVQAYAGGIRLDTLFIDEGFGSLDPESLDLAIRTLTDLQQSGRMIGIISHVAELKEQIPARIDIKASELGSKIVWRDAG from the coding sequence ATGCATCCATTAACGTTACAGATGTGTGCTTTTGGCCCCTTCGCGGCAGAAGAAAATATTGATTTTTCGCGCTTAGGCGATAAGCCGCTTTTTTTGATCAATGGCCCAACAGGATCAGGAAAAACCACCTTACTCGATGCAATCTGCTTTGCTTTGTATGGAAAAACTACAGGTGATGAGCGCGAAGGTGTGCAGATGCGCTCAGATCTCGCGCAGCCAAGCCTGCTAACGGAAGTAACATTTACCTTTGAGTTAACCGGTAAATGTTATCGAATCCGTCGCATTCCGGAACAGGCACGCCCAAAAGCGAGAGGAGATGGCTTTACTCAGCAGTCTGGCGAAGCCCAGCTTTGGTTATTGGCAGATGATGGCTCACCAGAAAAGTTGATTGTCAGCAATAAAGTAACGGAAGCTACCCGCGAAGTTGAGCAGTTACTCGGCATGAATGCCGATCAGTTTCGCCAGGTGATGGTATTGCCACAAGGTAAGTTTCGCCAGTTATTAACGGCGGATTCAAAAGATAGAGAGCATATTTTTAGTCAGTTGTTTCAGACGCAAATTTACAAACGTCTGGAAGATGAATTAAAAAACCGCTCAGCAGAAGTGCGACGTGAAGTTGATTCGCTCAATAAGCAAAAAATTGCGCTGTTGGGGCAAGCCGGATTAGAGAGTCTTGAAACACTCACTGAAAAGCTTCAGCATGCTTCAGATGATACACAAAAACTAAAACAGGTTTATGATCACCAGCTTGAAGAACGGGTAAAAGCGCTACGTGAACAAGATCAAGCAGTCGAGTTAATTTCGCGTTTTACACAGTTAGATAATTTGATGGCTGAGCAGCAAGTGTTGGCACAGCAGAAAGATGCGATTGATCAACAGTCTATTCAATTGCAGCGTCATAGCGAGGCACAACATATTGTGCCTGATTTTGAGCGTTTTGAATCTTCAACAGCAATACATGTACAGCATACCGAACGCTTAAAAACAGAAACAGAAAAGCTCAAGCTGTTTGAGCAGTCTTTGCAGGCAATATCCATTGAGCATGCACAGTTACCTGCGTTGAGGCAGCAGTTGGATGCTCATAAAGCACAGCTACAGGTTTTATTGGGTTTTCAATCTCGGGTTCAGAAGCTACAAAGCTTAAAAGATAACCATGCTGTTGCGGTAAATGCTTCGTCAAAAACAGAGGCGGCACTGGCGCTTTCGAAGCAGCTACATGCTGCTAATCAAAAGAGTATTGACGAAACAGAGCAATCCATTGCGCAATTAAGGCTGTCTGTACAAGAATCTGATGGGCTTTCGCTGACGCTGCAAAGTTACTCGCAGCAGTTAGAGAAAAAGAAGAAAATTGATCAACTACAACGCCAAAATAATACGCTTGAAACAAGCCTTCTTACTTCGGGGCAAAAAGGCGCAGCATTAAAAGCAGCAGCCGATGAGAAGGAAAAAGCGGCGAACACTATCGAGCGAGATTGGCATTTAGCACAAGCGGCTATTCTGGCGATGACATTGGATGATGGAGCGTCTTGTCCTGTTTGCGGTAGCATGGACCATCCTTCACCAGCACACTCAGACGTTCCACCACCTACTCAAGCTATGGTAGAGCAGGTAAGAAAGCAGTATCAGGAAGCGAGTGATTTACTCAATACAGAGCGAGAAAATTATCGCTCAATCAAAACAGAAATATCCCGCTTGTCTCAAGAGATTTCTGATATCGATAAAGACCTACATCAAGCGCTAGGTGACGCATCGCACTCATCGTTACAAGAGATGCAGTCGCACTTTTCTGCGCTTAAAAAGCGATTGGACAATTTACAAAATCAGCAAGGTATATTGAGAAAATCCGAGCAAGCATTGAATGAGCTTAAAAAATCGCAGCTGCCGTTATCAAGCTCAATGGACGAGACGCAGAGCGCTTGGAACGCTGCCAGCCAGCTTATGGCGCAAGAGCTAAAAGCCTACCAAATAGCAGAACAAGAACTCCCAGAAGCATACCGCTCACTGGGTGTGCTAGAGGCTGCCATCACGCAGCAACAAGGTACCATGAATAGCTGTGAGCAGCAGTTGAACCGCTTACAAACGCGTTATGACACAGCAAAAGAGCAACATGATTCTGCGGCTGCTGCGTTAGGCGTTCTTCAAGAGAATGTAGGGCAAAGCCAGCAAACGCTTGATGCAGCCAAAACTCAATGGCAAGCAAGCTTATTGGGCAGTGCATTTGAAGGTGTAAAAGAGTTCAAGGAGTCACTTCTTGATGCTGCAATAAAAGACAGTCTTGTGCAGCGTATTGATGGATATAAAAAAGCGCTGCAACACAACTTAGGTGCACTGCAAAGCCAGCAGCAGGCATTGGGGGAGTCCGCCCGTCCTGATTTACAGCCGTATTTAGATAAAATTGCTTCTGCAGAGGAGGCACTGTATGCAGCTGAGCAGCAGTGGCGTTTGGTGCACGACCAGCTAACGCTTCTGCAAAATACACAGCAGCGCATAGCGACATTAAATAAAGAAGGTTCTGCACTTGAAGCGCAGTATGCGGTAGTCGGCACCTTGAGTGATGTGGCTAACGGACAGACCGGCAACAAGGTAAGTTTGCAGCGCTTTGTGTTAAGCGTGCTGCTGGATGATGTACTGATTGAAGCGAGCCACCGTTTGGCACTCATGAGCAAGGGGCGTTATCGGCTGCTCCGTAAAGAGGAGCGTGCTAAAGGTAATAAGGCATCGGGGTTGGATCTGGAGGTCGAGGATGCTTACAGTGGGAGAGTGCGTGCAGTCGCAACGCTTTCTGGTGGCGAGAGCTTTATGGCCGCATTAGCATTGGCACTGGGCTTATCTGATGTAGTGCAGGCTTATGCAGGTGGTATCCGTTTAGACACACTCTTTATTGATGAAGGCTTTGGTAGTCTTGATCCTGAGTCATTGGATTTGGCCATTCGTACACTGACTGACTTACAACAAAGTGGCCGGATGATCGGTATCATTTCCCACGTAGCAGAGCTTAAAGAACAAATACCTGCGCGTATTGATATTAAGGCATCAGAGTTAGGCAGCAAAATTGTTTGGCGTGATGCTGGGTAG
- a CDS encoding exonuclease SbcCD subunit D, with amino-acid sequence MKILHTSDWHIGRQFHNVSLLDDQRHVLNQIVDIAEQQQVDVLLVAGDIYDRSVPPSQAVALLDDVLDRVNQLKIPVIMISGNHDGAARLSFASSQLAQTGVHILADLEQMSHPVTLQDKYGDVAFFGVPYADPVSVRHVLGVEASTHDEAMAQVVASLQSSIPTNTRTVLLSHCFIDGGEESESERPLSIGGAERVSYKHFASFDYVALGHLHGRQYKGADTIRYSGSILKYSFSEEKQIKSVTLVDMGSQGVDEVIQIPLQPIRDMRTITGELSEILSQAKDDPKNDDYLQIRLTDKQAILDVMGKLRDVYPNVLHIERPGLMAANPQQSARRDQLKKGEFSMFSDFFEQVNGEPLTKEQQTYVSQTLTDLHDKDLLQKVL; translated from the coding sequence GTGAAAATACTGCATACATCGGATTGGCATATTGGGCGACAGTTTCATAATGTTTCTCTGCTTGACGATCAGCGCCACGTACTGAACCAAATAGTAGATATTGCCGAGCAACAACAAGTGGATGTATTGCTGGTCGCGGGCGATATATATGACCGTTCTGTTCCTCCATCACAAGCGGTTGCTTTGCTAGATGATGTATTGGATCGAGTTAATCAATTAAAAATTCCGGTCATTATGATTAGTGGTAATCATGATGGTGCGGCGCGTTTGAGTTTCGCTTCTTCTCAGTTGGCGCAAACTGGGGTGCATATATTGGCGGATCTTGAGCAAATGTCTCACCCCGTTACGCTGCAAGACAAATATGGTGATGTTGCTTTTTTTGGGGTTCCCTATGCTGATCCTGTTTCAGTAAGGCATGTGCTTGGGGTGGAAGCGAGTACGCATGATGAGGCGATGGCACAGGTTGTGGCTTCTTTACAGTCGAGTATTCCTACCAATACTCGCACTGTGTTGTTGAGCCATTGCTTTATTGATGGTGGTGAAGAGTCTGAATCAGAACGCCCATTGTCGATAGGTGGGGCTGAGCGAGTTTCTTATAAGCATTTCGCATCGTTTGATTATGTCGCGTTAGGGCATTTGCATGGCCGCCAATATAAAGGTGCCGATACCATTCGTTACTCAGGTTCTATCCTTAAATATTCTTTTTCTGAAGAGAAGCAAATAAAGTCGGTAACCCTCGTTGATATGGGTAGTCAGGGTGTTGATGAGGTCATACAAATTCCTTTGCAGCCCATTAGAGACATGCGCACCATTACCGGTGAGTTAAGTGAGATTCTTTCGCAAGCCAAAGATGACCCTAAAAATGATGATTATTTGCAAATACGCTTAACGGATAAACAAGCGATACTAGATGTGATGGGAAAATTACGCGATGTGTACCCTAACGTACTGCATATTGAGCGCCCCGGCCTGATGGCGGCTAATCCGCAGCAAAGCGCCCGTCGTGATCAGCTTAAAAAAGGTGAGTTCTCTATGTTTAGTGATTTTTTTGAGCAGGTCAATGGAGAGCCGCTGACTAAAGAGCAGCAAACTTATGTGTCGCAAACACTCACCGATCTACATGATAAAGATCTACTGCAAAAGGTGTTGTAA
- a CDS encoding SDR family oxidoreductase, which produces MNKSIFITGCSTGIGLDVALGLKARGYQVFASARKPSDVLRLKELGLQACQLDLDDSESIQQGVEWLLEQTDNSLYALFNNGAYGQPGAVEDLSREVLRQQFETNLFGWLELTNLLIPVMRRQGHGRIIQNSSVLGLITMKYRGAYNASKFALEGLTDTLRQELHGSGIHVSLIEPGPITSDFRKNAYAKFKENINTLGSAHQATYEVVEKRLAAQPDSRKKDPFTLGPEAVLKRVIHALEAKRPKARYYVTFPTYLFAYLRRLLSANMLDVVLRKVSEGENK; this is translated from the coding sequence GTGAACAAGTCTATTTTTATTACAGGTTGCTCCACGGGTATTGGCTTAGACGTTGCTTTGGGTTTAAAAGCCCGTGGATACCAGGTTTTTGCTTCTGCGCGTAAGCCTTCCGACGTTCTCCGTTTAAAAGAACTAGGCCTTCAGGCCTGCCAGCTCGACCTTGATGACAGCGAATCAATTCAGCAAGGCGTTGAGTGGCTATTAGAACAAACCGACAACTCGCTGTATGCTTTGTTTAATAATGGAGCGTACGGGCAACCCGGCGCAGTAGAGGACCTATCCCGAGAAGTGCTTCGCCAACAGTTTGAAACTAACCTGTTTGGCTGGTTAGAACTCACCAACCTGCTGATCCCTGTTATGCGACGCCAAGGCCATGGCCGTATCATTCAAAATAGCTCTGTATTAGGGCTCATCACCATGAAGTATCGTGGTGCATACAATGCCAGTAAGTTCGCACTAGAAGGTCTCACCGATACATTAAGACAAGAGCTGCATGGTTCCGGCATACATGTGTCACTGATTGAGCCTGGGCCAATTACCAGTGATTTTAGAAAAAATGCCTACGCAAAATTTAAAGAGAACATCAACACACTAGGTAGTGCTCACCAAGCGACTTATGAAGTAGTCGAAAAACGCTTAGCAGCTCAACCTGACTCAAGAAAAAAGGATCCTTTCACACTAGGGCCAGAGGCAGTCTTAAAGAGAGTCATTCACGCACTCGAAGCCAAAAGACCAAAAGCACGCTATTACGTCACCTTTCCTACATACCTTTTTGCGTATTTAAGAAGGTTGTTATCAGCCAATATGTTAGATGTGGTGCTGCGCAAAGTATCTGAGGGAGAGAATAAATAA
- a CDS encoding DUF3047 domain-containing protein, giving the protein MTKYPLINIGFVTQLSIKKLSCRALAIAVAIALPPVYAADISYPATDIIGWKHKSFSGDTDYSIVYDEKIQQKVILAKSSQTASGLFYEKKIDLNKTPFLNWSWRVEKFPSVADEKVKAGDDFAARIYIVVQDGWTFLSTKAISYVWSKQSHTNDVWPNPFTNGSAMMLAVRGSDDGNGWVTEKRNIKEDLQKLFGKEIRYIDAIAIMTDTDNSKSSATSYYSNIRLTEE; this is encoded by the coding sequence ATGACTAAATATCCGCTTATAAATATTGGGTTTGTAACGCAGCTATCTATAAAAAAGCTGTCTTGCAGGGCGCTAGCCATAGCCGTAGCTATTGCCTTACCACCGGTTTATGCAGCGGATATTAGTTACCCAGCAACGGACATTATCGGCTGGAAGCATAAAAGTTTTTCGGGGGATACCGATTACAGCATTGTTTATGACGAGAAGATCCAGCAAAAAGTGATTCTAGCGAAAAGTAGCCAAACAGCGTCGGGGCTTTTTTACGAAAAGAAGATTGATCTTAACAAAACCCCGTTTTTAAATTGGTCATGGCGTGTCGAAAAATTTCCATCGGTAGCCGATGAAAAAGTAAAAGCGGGCGATGACTTTGCAGCACGCATCTATATTGTTGTGCAGGATGGTTGGACATTTTTGAGCACTAAAGCGATTAGCTATGTTTGGTCAAAACAGTCGCATACCAATGATGTGTGGCCAAATCCGTTTACCAATGGCAGTGCTATGATGCTTGCGGTAAGAGGCAGTGATGACGGTAATGGCTGGGTAACAGAGAAGCGCAATATAAAAGAAGACCTGCAAAAACTCTTTGGTAAAGAGATCCGCTATATCGATGCCATTGCTATCATGACAGACACTGATAATTCTAAGAGCTCTGCTACGAGCTACTACTCGAACATTCGACTGACGGAAGAGTAG
- a CDS encoding spermidine synthase, which translates to MSVVFEELGYQETPLGVISLRRRSEPRLNNKILYEIKLDDEFLMSSLFTEAEIQLSKICLAALEGKELDVVVGGLGLGYTAKAALEYDSVRSLKVVDVMAPVIDWHQRGLVPLGSELTTDPRCTLIHADFFDVATSKTKDFDGLAYPEGVPHPQVDAVLLDIDHSPSYWLNPGNSAFYTEQGLRDLSDKIVSGGIFGLWSDEPPAADFMALLDRIFESSESHVVSFPNPYLQEDSTNTVYLARKA; encoded by the coding sequence ATGAGCGTTGTATTTGAAGAGCTGGGCTATCAGGAAACTCCACTGGGTGTGATTAGCCTGAGACGTCGGTCCGAGCCAAGGCTCAATAATAAAATTCTCTATGAAATAAAACTGGATGATGAATTTTTGATGTCCAGCTTGTTTACGGAGGCAGAAATTCAGCTCTCTAAAATTTGCCTAGCAGCATTAGAAGGCAAGGAGCTAGATGTGGTGGTTGGTGGTCTAGGGCTAGGTTATACCGCTAAAGCGGCCCTTGAGTATGACAGTGTGCGATCTCTCAAAGTCGTTGATGTTATGGCACCGGTGATCGACTGGCATCAGCGTGGCTTGGTACCTTTAGGAAGTGAGTTAACTACAGATCCACGGTGTACGTTAATACATGCAGATTTTTTTGATGTGGCTACATCAAAAACAAAAGATTTTGACGGTCTAGCTTACCCTGAAGGCGTGCCTCATCCGCAAGTAGATGCTGTATTGCTCGATATTGACCATTCGCCTAGTTATTGGCTCAACCCAGGTAACAGTGCTTTTTACACAGAGCAGGGGTTGCGTGATCTGTCTGATAAAATTGTTTCGGGTGGTATTTTTGGTTTATGGTCAGATGAGCCACCCGCAGCAGATTTTATGGCGCTACTTGACCGTATATTTGAATCTTCTGAATCTCACGTTGTCAGTTTTCCTAATCCGTATTTGCAAGAAGACTCGACAAATACAGTGTATCTGGCTCGAAAAGCTTAA
- a CDS encoding DUF3010 family protein has product MRVCGVEFKNNEAIVCLLSLSDGLFDIPDCRTSRITLLDSNDRQNLKDFQFSFNKLMTDYKVEKVIINQAPMKGKFSGGGLAFKMEATLQLSDELDVVIMTAPEVKEVLKRNPLGIPFKETGLKEFQQAAFNTAYAYQQREMFAS; this is encoded by the coding sequence ATGAGAGTCTGTGGTGTTGAGTTTAAAAATAATGAAGCTATTGTCTGTCTTTTATCATTATCTGACGGACTGTTTGATATCCCTGATTGCAGGACAAGTCGCATTACTTTACTAGATAGCAATGACCGTCAGAATTTGAAGGATTTTCAGTTTAGCTTCAATAAACTAATGACGGATTATAAGGTAGAAAAAGTAATCATTAATCAGGCGCCGATGAAAGGTAAATTTTCAGGTGGCGGGCTTGCATTTAAAATGGAAGCGACACTACAGCTCAGTGATGAGCTTGACGTTGTTATTATGACAGCGCCAGAGGTTAAAGAAGTATTGAAGCGAAACCCACTTGGCATTCCGTTTAAGGAAACCGGCTTAAAAGAGTTTCAGCAAGCTGCTTTTAATACAGCGTATGCTTATCAGCAACGAGAAATGTTCGCTTCATAG
- the fahA gene encoding fumarylacetoacetase has translation MSNVNKLNETHDPALKSWVDSANQTNSDFPIQNLPFAVFRRSGSNEAFRGGVAIGDQVVDLEAVAENELFSGEAAAAAAKACAQPTLNSFMGMGVAYASALRLALSRALREGGDKALQSCLIAQSDVEFDLPATIGDYTDFYTSVHHATSVGKLFRPDNPLLPNYKWVPIGYHGRSSSIGVSGQTFHRPVGQTKAPDAEVPSLGPCKRLDYELELGIYIGQGNEMGDAIELDDSDDHVFGFCLFNDWSARDIQAWEYQPLGPFLAKNFASTVSPWIVTLEAMAPYRTPWTRDAADPQPLPYLESDANREQGGFDIKLEVLIQTEKMRLENQEDKSVSLSNFSYSYWTVAQMVAHHTVNGCNLKPGDFLGSGTQSGPDYEESGSLLELSRGGKESIDLGNGESRTFLNDGDTVVLKGWCQKEGAARIGFGEVRSTVLPAKI, from the coding sequence ATGAGCAATGTTAACAAGTTAAATGAAACCCATGATCCTGCATTAAAAAGCTGGGTCGATAGCGCGAACCAAACGAATAGTGACTTCCCTATTCAGAACTTACCATTTGCTGTTTTTCGTCGTTCAGGTTCAAACGAAGCATTTCGTGGCGGTGTAGCGATTGGTGATCAGGTTGTTGACCTGGAAGCCGTTGCTGAAAATGAACTTTTCTCTGGTGAAGCAGCAGCAGCAGCAGCGAAAGCGTGTGCACAACCAACACTCAATAGTTTTATGGGTATGGGTGTAGCGTATGCATCTGCTTTACGTTTAGCGCTATCGCGTGCGCTAAGAGAAGGCGGGGATAAGGCATTACAAAGCTGCTTAATTGCGCAGTCTGATGTCGAGTTTGACTTGCCCGCAACGATTGGGGATTACACTGATTTTTACACCTCTGTTCACCATGCCACCAGCGTGGGTAAATTGTTTCGTCCAGACAACCCATTACTGCCAAACTACAAATGGGTACCGATTGGCTATCATGGGCGCTCTTCTTCAATAGGCGTCTCTGGCCAAACGTTCCACCGCCCAGTAGGTCAGACGAAAGCCCCTGATGCTGAAGTACCTTCGCTAGGCCCGTGTAAGCGTTTGGACTATGAACTTGAGCTAGGTATTTATATCGGCCAAGGTAATGAAATGGGTGATGCGATTGAGTTGGATGATAGTGATGACCACGTATTTGGTTTTTGCCTGTTCAATGACTGGTCTGCGCGTGACATCCAAGCATGGGAATACCAGCCTCTAGGCCCGTTCCTCGCGAAAAACTTTGCATCAACGGTTTCTCCGTGGATCGTTACACTAGAAGCAATGGCGCCATATAGAACGCCTTGGACGCGCGATGCTGCTGATCCTCAACCGCTGCCATATCTTGAGTCTGATGCCAATCGTGAGCAGGGTGGGTTTGATATTAAGTTAGAAGTCTTGATTCAGACAGAAAAAATGCGTCTTGAAAATCAAGAAGATAAATCAGTTTCTTTATCTAACTTCTCGTATTCATATTGGACGGTTGCGCAGATGGTTGCTCATCATACTGTGAATGGTTGTAATCTAAAACCTGGTGACTTCTTGGGAAGCGGCACACAATCTGGCCCTGATTATGAAGAATCTGGTTCACTGCTTGAGTTGTCTCGTGGCGGTAAGGAGTCTATCGATTTAGGTAATGGTGAAAGCCGTACTTTCCTAAACGATGGCGATACTGTTGTGCTTAAGGGATGGTGTCAGAAAGAAGGCGCAGCGCGTATTGGTTTTGGTGAAGTGAGAAGTACTGTTTTGCCTGCAAAAATCTAA
- a CDS encoding VOC family protein has translation MIKLEQIHHVAYRCNDAKETVEFYQNMLNMEFLVAIAEDLVPSTKEPDPYMHLFMDAGNGNILAFFELPTKPKMDRDRMTPEWVQHIAFRVESEEALMEAKAELEGKGLDVLGPTNHGIIKSIYFFDPNGHRLELTCLTGTDEQMKQLKEVAPLMLEEWSRTKKAPKHAAWMHEEEFSSK, from the coding sequence ATGATTAAACTTGAACAGATCCATCACGTCGCTTACCGCTGTAACGATGCAAAAGAAACGGTTGAGTTCTATCAGAATATGCTCAATATGGAGTTTTTAGTCGCCATTGCAGAAGATCTTGTACCTTCTACAAAAGAGCCTGACCCATACATGCACCTGTTTATGGATGCTGGTAACGGAAATATTTTGGCGTTCTTTGAGTTGCCAACTAAGCCAAAAATGGACCGTGATCGCATGACGCCTGAGTGGGTTCAGCACATTGCATTTCGCGTAGAAAGCGAAGAAGCTTTGATGGAAGCCAAAGCGGAACTAGAAGGCAAAGGTCTTGATGTATTAGGCCCAACGAATCACGGCATTATTAAGTCTATCTACTTCTTTGATCCAAATGGTCATCGTCTTGAGCTTACCTGTCTAACAGGCACCGACGAGCAGATGAAACAGTTGAAAGAAGTGGCGCCGCTAATGTTGGAAGAATGGTCGCGGACTAAAAAAGCACCTAAGCATGCTGCTTGGATGCATGAAGAAGAGTTTTCTTCAAAATAA
- a CDS encoding MarR family winged helix-turn-helix transcriptional regulator, with product MTSSNTVTEPSSALRLSDFFPYRLAMLNASVSEVIAQLYSGRFNLTPQEWRVVAALGEKSQMSAKEIAQFTSMEKMQVSRAISNLKKAALLTQNVSKEDRRFSSVCLSEQGKQTYLQIVPLVTAREGYLLSALSVDEQQLFSQFIDRIAQQAETLKQLG from the coding sequence ATGACTTCCTCGAATACGGTTACAGAACCATCCAGCGCTTTACGACTCAGCGATTTTTTCCCCTACCGGCTCGCCATGCTCAACGCGTCAGTTAGCGAAGTTATTGCCCAGCTCTACTCAGGGCGCTTTAATCTAACGCCACAAGAGTGGCGGGTTGTTGCAGCATTAGGTGAAAAATCGCAGATGTCAGCCAAAGAAATTGCTCAATTTACTAGCATGGAAAAAATGCAGGTCAGTCGCGCCATCTCCAACCTTAAAAAAGCAGCACTCTTAACACAGAATGTCAGCAAGGAGGATCGGCGTTTCTCGAGTGTCTGCTTATCAGAGCAAGGCAAACAGACATATCTACAGATAGTGCCGCTTGTGACAGCCCGAGAAGGTTACTTATTATCAGCCTTGTCTGTCGATGAACAACAGCTTTTTAGCCAGTTCATAGATCGCATAGCTCAACAAGCCGAAACTCTCAAACAGCTTGGCTGA
- a CDS encoding DMT family transporter codes for MTALVLKRLGGLSPAHAGIIAAIVTIFIWASWLISMRVGSQSQLSTVDLAVLRFGITGLVLLPVFFKALPSIRQTPKRYLLGIMLGAGLPFFYLSSLGMRYAPVADAGLLITGTFPLFVTFAAVIFYREKLTQQRALGLSSIVIGIATILVMTMINTGSEHWRGDIFFLCASLSWAVFTVSLKLSKLRPWDAAAWLCVSSSSILLVGVLLGVWEITFLQAPIEQTAYQIVVQVLCVGLITGFSYGFAVRQLGAENTSAIGAFTPVLAVLGGLYLLGEPIQLVAWVGLGFITCGVLLASGIRFRSNLV; via the coding sequence ATGACTGCATTAGTACTCAAACGTTTAGGAGGGCTTTCGCCCGCTCATGCTGGAATTATCGCTGCCATTGTGACAATTTTCATTTGGGCTAGCTGGTTAATTTCTATGAGAGTAGGCAGTCAGTCTCAGCTTTCCACGGTCGATTTAGCTGTGTTGCGTTTTGGTATAACCGGCTTGGTTTTACTGCCCGTCTTTTTTAAAGCCTTGCCGAGTATTCGACAAACGCCAAAACGTTACCTATTGGGTATTATGTTAGGCGCGGGCTTACCCTTTTTTTACTTATCATCTTTGGGGATGCGTTATGCGCCCGTCGCTGATGCCGGCTTACTTATTACAGGGACATTTCCACTGTTTGTTACCTTTGCTGCCGTTATTTTTTATCGTGAAAAATTAACACAACAGCGTGCTTTAGGGCTCTCCTCTATTGTTATAGGGATAGCGACCATACTCGTAATGACAATGATTAATACAGGCTCAGAGCATTGGCGGGGAGATATCTTTTTCTTATGCGCTAGCTTATCGTGGGCAGTATTTACGGTGAGCTTAAAGTTATCAAAGCTACGTCCTTGGGATGCCGCTGCATGGCTTTGTGTTTCATCATCTAGCATACTACTCGTCGGTGTATTACTAGGTGTTTGGGAGATTACTTTTTTACAGGCACCGATAGAGCAAACGGCTTATCAGATTGTTGTCCAGGTGCTTTGTGTCGGCCTTATCACCGGCTTTAGCTATGGTTTTGCTGTGCGCCAATTGGGTGCAGAGAATACCTCGGCAATCGGTGCGTTTACACCCGTTTTGGCTGTACTAGGTGGGTTGTATTTGCTAGGCGAGCCCATACAGCTAGTTGCTTGGGTAGGGCTCGGTTTTATTACATGCGGTGTATTATTAGCAAGCGGAATTCGATTTAGAAGTAATCTTGTATGA
- a CDS encoding Lrp/AsnC family transcriptional regulator: MDKSDYKIASLLQQDGRLSNVELSDKIDLSPSPCLRRVKKLEEEGVITGYYAALDRQLVGLGMTIFVDVSLDNHRDEASLQFEDAILSMENVISCFVVSGASDYRLEVVVSDLLTYEAWLKTLQRLPIVKDIQSNFAIRAVKTTAPLPLKY; the protein is encoded by the coding sequence ATGGATAAATCAGATTATAAAATTGCCTCGTTACTGCAACAAGATGGGCGCCTCAGTAATGTTGAGCTATCAGATAAAATCGACTTATCACCCTCACCCTGCTTAAGGCGAGTAAAGAAGCTAGAAGAGGAAGGCGTCATTACGGGTTACTATGCGGCGTTGGATCGCCAGCTCGTAGGCCTCGGGATGACTATCTTTGTTGATGTTAGTCTCGATAATCATCGCGATGAGGCAAGCTTACAATTTGAGGACGCAATTTTATCGATGGAAAATGTAATTAGTTGTTTTGTCGTATCTGGTGCATCGGACTACCGCTTAGAGGTTGTTGTATCAGATCTACTAACTTACGAAGCATGGCTAAAAACATTACAACGCCTCCCTATCGTAAAAGATATACAAAGCAACTTTGCCATCCGTGCAGTGAAAACCACCGCACCTTTACCTCTTAAATATTAA